Genomic window (Primulina eburnea isolate SZY01 chromosome 8, ASM2296580v1, whole genome shotgun sequence):
tttacttttGAAGAGAAGCTAAAATGAACTGAAAATGAATTTTTcaaccatttttttaaaataggttctacatttttttttctaataagTGTAAATTTTTCgttcaaaatttaccaaaatatatatatatatatatatagaaacaaATTTTGTTCGTACTCTATATAAATATcagtaataatataaaaatctaGAATGATGAGTAAATATGTGCTGGaatgaattaaaatttataatttgatttttaaattaCAAATTCACTtgatatttatgaaatttgtaATGCGAATTAATTAATAGAATCTGTATATGTTGGTAACAAATATGTACATTGGATATGTGAAATCATCAGCGGTTCATCGGTAAtatttatgattattttataTGTACAAACTTTTAATTGGGAAAAAAACAGtaatgattcatatatgatttaaatataaaatatcattttggtAGATactttaattaaacaaattataAAGCAACTAaagattaaatataaaaaaatttaaatttaattttctataaatgagttagatttaaaaaaaaatcattatttttctaaaaatgaatATGCGTTGGATTTTTCtttaacaatatatatatatatatataaatatatatatatatatatatatatacatatatatatatatatatatataaatatatatatatatatatatatatatttaattaataatctaGCTCTTTACTAAATAATTTGCAATCAATTTGGTGAATCCTTAATTAATTTTACAAACGTAATTTCAAATACTCCTTTTAACCTTCCCTAAAACTTATATCCTTAAATATCCATTAATATTGTTTATAAACTCATCCAAATTCTTGAATATtcgaaatttttaaatataaacagttgtaatttttaatattatgactaaattgaaattttataataataaaaaattatcacacttaatattttatttatttcctGTTTATAATTATATGCAAAAATGCAATACAATcgaataatataattatttttctaaaaatgatacTTTATGTATTGTTTGAAGAGTGATTCACggattgttatttttttttagttttcaataaatgaattttaaaatcatacaacTGAAACACATATATCTAGATATTAATTTGAAAATGCTTTCCAAAATTTGGGCATAATAATTAATCTAGAATAATCCTTTGCATATATTCTATATCGCACATGGTTGTCGTCATAGTTACATTGCATGATATGAGACTTGTCGTCATTAATTAATTTGGAAATTATATGATTCATGCATTGCTCGTCTAAAAATTAGGCATGCATAGGGTAACAGCGAGTATTCTGGCCAATTAAGTAAAACATAGAACTTGTAAATAAAACCTTAATTTCATGTTAAGTAACCCAAATCCCTTACCGTAACGCAACTCTTAGAGTACGTACAGGGATTCGATCAAACTCCATAAAAAAAACCTATATCTAATAATTAAGAGATCAACAAGGATTTCAAAActctatatataaaaaaaataaaaattaaccatcacaattttatatatatttgagaTCGATCGATCAACAAGGAATTCCAAAATttgcaacacacacacacacacagacacaGCATGCATAGGTAGCAAACGAAACTAAAATATGCGATCAATTGTAGGTCGAGCCGAGGGAATTGGCATCTCAAAGCGGCAGAGGGGGCAATAGGGACTAGTGCTGAGCCATCTTGTGATGCAATCCCCGTGAAACATATGGGAGCACGGCATACATACACCCTTGTCGCAACCGATCACGAAGTCTTCCAAACAGATTGAGCAGCTTGTCCCACGACTTGTATCAACAATAATCTCATTCTTAAGAATCGATGAATGCTTCAAAGATTCGATGGATGCTTGGCGGCTAATATCTGCACGGCTAAAAAAAGTCCCATGATAGACGGGGTCACGCTCCAAATCTCGGATATCTACACGATGGTTTGTATTCCTATTAACAATTTGTTTGTGGATGAGAGTAAAATCGATGTGAAGGTGCAACTTCATGTTGGACATGGGTCTGGTGACGAGAGTGTTCCAGGCCTCTTCTACTGCCTTCATGGCCAGGGTTTTTCGATCCGAAATCGATAAACGAAAACCTACGAGACCTCGATTCAGTGCACGGAACATTCTCTCTTTTTGGGTGGAGGTAATTGATGAGGGGTTGAACTTGATCATTTTCGGACTTAATTCGTTCCAACTCCATACCCATGGATCTAACGCCGTCGAATTTTCCCGTATAATCCATTGACGATAGTGGTGTCTACCAGTAAACCTGAAGATTACTTGAAACTCATGGTATACTGATATAGAAGAAGAATAATGGGGTACTGGGACTACGTTTGTTGTGTATTGTGTGATGAAATATGGAGGAGTGTATTCTTTGAAACGTCCGAAGCTCATATCGTATATACGTACGTTGTTCTATGAATAACGTTTGAGCAAGCTAAGattaattcatatatatatgcactaaatatttatatatatatataattctccTAGTTTTTCTCGACGACCATCCATTAATCTTTTTAAAGTAGTTActataaatatatatgattcAAAGAAGAAATCATTACTATTAGGATACAATATATTTTGGTTACCTTATTTATTATGATTTAAATAGATTGATCAAGGTCATGTTTGCAAAATCGCCAAGATTCCATAATTCTCCTAGTTACTTTTTCTACACGAGCTGAGcattcattaatgttaattaattggagttctcaaaaaaattaattaattaccaTAAATATTAAATACGATTCAAACAATAAATCAAGAATATTAGTTGCCATATATGATTCAAATACATTCAATATTCTTTATCACAAAAATATTCCTTATTAATGTCAtctcataaatttaaaatagcTAGGCACAACAAATTCATCTGATTCCTCTATTTGAAAATCCCAAAAAGTGAAAATAAACATTTATTtcgaaatatatttataaattttcttGGTCGATGAGCCACAATTATCAAAGACAGAGGAATGAacaacatgctagcacaaaGAATCAAGGTCTGCGGTTGAGTTTTCTACAGAACTTCAGatcttttaatttaatatgATTACATATTTATTCCTCAGGCATCCAGAGATCCCTTGCCACCAAATGATGATCGTTTGTAATGACTGTGTAGGGATTCCTCAATCGCATTGTTAAGGATCATGGAAGCACTGATCTGGAATGGCTGAGGGACATTCCACCAGACAAAGCAAAGTAAGCCACGAGAGCTCCCAACTAGCATTTACAAGTTTCAAGTCTTAGGTATAACGCATTTTTTCACTTTCTACAGAGAGTATCTGCTGAGCATTCAGGGATTAGGTTTGAAGAGTGTAGAGTGTGTGAGGCTTCTGACACTTCATCAACTTGCCTTTCCTGTAAGATTAAATTTGCTTATAGTTCTTTTCCTTGATATGGATTTACTGACACGGTGCCTCTTCTGCCCTCACAAAGGTTGACACCAATGTCGGGCGTATATCAGTACGACTAGGGTGGGTTCCTCTTCAGCCATTGCCTGAGTCACTTCAGCTGCACCTACTAGAACTGTAAGCACGTCTGTTTTACCTTCCGATAGCGATGACTAGCTTTACGGAATTGATATGTTGTTTCCTTGTGTAGGTACCCGGTGCTGGAGTCCATACAAAAATATTTGTGGCCTAGGCTATGCAAACTTGATCAAAGAACACtgtaaataaaatttatgtaCATGAATGCaccaaaaaaaatttgtacTCACCAAATATTCCAGGTCATCATCATTTCTATGATCTAATTTAGCTTTTTCATTACAGATATGAGCTGCATTACCAAATGATTACTTTTGGAAAGGTATGGCATTATTGTTCAGATATGTCTTAGGTACTACATTTGACCAGAAAGCTGATGTGGCATGCAAATCTGAAGCTAAAAACATGTTTTGTCAGGTATTCTGCACAAAGAATAAGCCAAATTGCAATGCATGTCCAATGAGGGGAGAATGCAGACATTTTGCTAGTGCATTTGCAAGGTTATCCATCATTTAATACTTATTTCAGCCGAACCACTATATTTATTTGACTGTGATAATTGATCTTCTTGAAGTTATGTATTTGGGACAAGGATCACATGCATAgcatcaaaataaatttaaatctctttttaataattaaaaacggGTGACAAAATAAATGTAGATAAGCAATTGAAACTGCGTTGAACTTTCATCAAACATAAATGTTAGACCCCTTCAAAAGTGAAAGTGCAACCTAAGATGATCCGGTGTTACAAGCTTAAGTCGATTGTTCAGCTCTAGACAAATCACGAGAATTCAAACGGTCACAACTTAGATTCACAAGGCTTTAATGATTCATTTTActctttttaataatatactAATATAAAGTAAGATTCATATTTATTAGTAAAACAGACGCTTATAAGCacgttttatatttttatgatatgataACATAGAATAAAGAGTAACAATTATCAGAAAAACAAACTCATAACCATGTTATATAGCATTCAACATAAAATGTAAAATCAATGTACATTTATTTTGTCAAGGCAATGCATTCTTaaacaaagaaaacaaaaagatcaaatatgattttgtaaCAACCAACTAGAACTCTTGTCAAGGAACTTTACGAGCTCGGCCCCAACTCAACTTGTTTGCATCTGTACTTGTAAGTAGGTAATATAATTATGATGTTTTTGACATATAACGCCAATTGGTGGAATCTGATGAATGATGCAGTGCGAGACTTGGTTTACCAGCACCAGAAGAGAAAAACATTGTGAGTGCAGCAAAAAACAAAGGAGCAGATCAAAAGTCAACTGGAGGAATGGATACCTTGCAATTGCCTTCACTTCAAGTTAATCAGAACTATGCTGAATTGAAAGTTAGCAACACTCAACCCATTATTGAAGAACCAACTACACTAGAGCCTATTATTGAAGTGCCAGTAACTCCAGAACCAGAGCATGTGCAAGTTCCAGAATTTGACATCGAGAACCCTTTCCTCGAAGATCTTGGTGAAATCCCTACTATCCAACTCAATATGGAAGAGTTCAATCATAATTTGCAGAAAATAATGCAGCAAAATGCAGAACTTCAGGAGAAATATATGTCAAAAGCCTTGGTAGCTTTAAATTTGCAAGATGCTTCCATCCCCTTTCCCAAACTTAAAAATGTGAGCCAACTAAGAACAGAACATCCAGTGTAAGTAAGACTCTCATTATTATAAATTGATTAACGTGCTTGCACCACATTAGACCACCATAAAAATTCACGAATCAGTCATGTGGGATTTTTGAAACAATTCTTGTATGCTATGAGTTGACTGACCCCTTAAGTCTTTTTACAGCTACGAGCTTCCAGATTCACACCCTCTCCTTGAAGGGGTTAGTGATATTCTATGAGTTTGTTTCAACACAAAAGACGTGTAATCAGTACACCTTCCTTCCTTGACTAATTATAATTTCTGAATATACAGATGGACAAACGAGAACAAGATGATCCTTCCCCTTACTTACTTGCAATATGGACACCAGGTATGAAAAACAATAAACCGATTAAAAACTTCCAGCCTGCAATGTAAGAAATGTGATCACATATCTTGTCTAATGAGCAATTTCCGATAAAAGGTAAATTGATTTTGAAGTCATCGAGAGTTGCATTATAATCTGAATAGGTCTACAAATATTTCATATCAGGCGAAACTCTAGACTCTATTGAACCACCAAAGAGGCGGTGTAGCTTCCGAGACTCCAAGAAACTATGCACTGAAGAAACTTGTTCATCATGCAATAGTATAACGTGAAGCAGACTCTCAAACTGTTAGGGGAACTCTTCTGGTATGAACAATACTATGATAAAACAATATCTGCGGCATAATAAAATTGATAAACAAAATTCCGAAGCCAATTTAGCAAACCTAACATTAGAAAGCATAACAGGTACCATGCAGGACCGTCATGAGAGGAAGTTTTCCTCTAAATGGCACATACTTCCAAGTGAATGAGGTAATGAAGAATCAAGTTTTTCGTTCATTAATGATCCAAGAAGTCATGTTCAAACCGATATAAACTTCAAATTTGTTGTCTGCAGGTATTTTCTGACCATGAAAAGTAGCCTCAATCCAAtggattattattttaaaagagaatAGCACTATTCAAAAATTTGGATGATCACTTACGGGCCTTTTTCTGGCATCCAATGTTAGTTTTCGTATATACATACTGcaataaatttgtttatggCAAAAACGAAGCGTTCCAATTGTCATCGTCGCTGGCTCCAACGGC
Coding sequences:
- the LOC140837841 gene encoding LOW QUALITY PROTEIN: DNA glycosylase/AP lyase ROS1-like (The sequence of the model RefSeq protein was modified relative to this genomic sequence to represent the inferred CDS: deleted 1 base in 1 codon), giving the protein MNNMLAQRIKGFLNRIVKDHGSTDLEWLRDIPPDKAKEYLLSIQGLGLKSVECVRLLTLHQLAFPVDTNVGRISVRLGWVPLQPLPESLQLHLLELYPVLESIQKYLWPRLCKLDQRTLYELHYQMITFGKVFCTKNKPNCNACPMRGECRHFASAFASARLGLPAPEEKNIVSAAKNKGADQKSTGGMDTLQLPSLQVNQNYAELKVSNTQPIIEEPTTLEPIIEVPVTPEPEHVQVPEFDIENPFLEDLGEIPTIQLNMEEFNHNLQKIMQQNAELQEKYMSKALVALNLQDASIPFPKLKNVSQLRTEHPVYELPDSHPLLEGMDKREQDDPSPYLLAIWTPGETLDSIEPPKRRCSFRDSKKLCTEETCSSCNSIREADSQTVRGTLLVPCRTVMRGSFPLNGTYFQVNEVFSDHEK